In Procambarus clarkii isolate CNS0578487 chromosome 5, FALCON_Pclarkii_2.0, whole genome shotgun sequence, the following are encoded in one genomic region:
- the LOC123766863 gene encoding zinc finger protein 723-like translates to MKPHKCPVCGKGFDKLTNMKSHRLVHIRVKPFECEWCGKRFTRLNSMKYHQTLHTGDKNYECLVCGKTFSRFEYVKIHRRVHMDEKPHECPECGKRFKYLPSMRQHRELHMADGRFECTECGRTFVRRSGLIGHISMHSGEKPFECTECGRTFRSPKHMKRHKMVHTGDKPYECPVCGKKFSRLEHIKRHSVVHTKDKPHECPDCGRKFASLEYVKQHRLVHTRGKPHECPECGKRYGYLASLKKHRMMHSAAKEDKIIEKIVVLEGLATKENLGDFRTIGKYGKDKNRHKKNKNCHENDKKRYENNRTRPKKYKDRQLQVTVNGVFEMTELLRNFRTFKNDEAGKQWSLSRDLSEEDRETLKVNLDEAKRLNEGRNEEERNSFFYKVIGIGKPVKWYTKTNQQNP, encoded by the coding sequence ATGAAGCCTCACAagtgtccagtgtgtgggaaAGGTTTTGATAAACTTACAAATATGAAATCTCACAGGCTGGTTCATATACGTGTTAAACCTTTTGAGTGTGAatggtgtgggaaaagattcactaGACTTAACAGTATGAAATATCACCAGACGTTGCATACTGGTGATAAAAATTACGAGTGTCTAGTGTGTGGAAAAACATTCAGTCGTTTTGAATATGTAAAAATTCACAGGAGGGTGCATATGGATgaaaaacctcatgagtgtccagagtgtgggaaaaggttCAAGTATCTTCCAAGTATGAGGCAGCACAGGGAACTTCATATGGCTGATGGACGTTTTGAGTGTACCGAGTGTGGGAGGACGTTTGTGAGACGCAGCGGTCTTATTGGTCACATTTCGATGCATTCGGGGGAAAAACCATTCGAGTGTACCGAGTGTGGGAGAACATTCCGCAGTCCTAAGCACATGAAAAGGCACAAGATGGTGCATACGGGTGATAAACCTTATGAATGTCCTGTATGTGGAAAAAAATTCAGCCGTCTTGAACATATAAAAAGGCATAGTGTGGTGCATACCAAggataaacctcatgaatgtccagactgTGGGAGAAAATTTGCTTCTCTTGAATATGTGAAGCAACACCGGCTTGTGCACACGCGTggtaaacctcacgagtgtccagaatgtgggaaaAGATATGGTTATCTTGCAAGTCTGAAAAAACACAGGATGATGCACTCAGCAGCGAAAGAGGACAAAATAATTGAGAAAATTGTAGTTTTAGAAGGCCTCGCAACAAAGGAAAATCTTGGTGATTTTAGGACAATAGGTAAATATGGAAAAGATAAGAATCGCCACAAAAAAAATAAGAATTGCCATGAAAATGATAAGAAGCGATATGAAAACAATAGGACTCGCCCTAAAAAATATAAGGATCGCCAGTTGCAAGTGACAGTTAATGGCGTGTTTGAAATGACAGAACTGCTTAGAAACTTCAGGACATTTAAAAATGACGAGGCCGGGAAACAGTGGTCTTTAAGCCGAGACCTTTCAGAGGAAGACCGAGAGACACTAAAAGTTAACCTTGATGAAGCAAAGCGTCTAAATGAGggtaggaatgaagaagaaagaaattcttttttctacaaggtCATAGGGATCGGGAAGCCTGTTAAATGGTACACAaaaaccaaccaacaaaatccaTAG